Genomic window (Onychomys torridus chromosome 5, mOncTor1.1, whole genome shotgun sequence):
CTtttacatcttttctttcttctagtcttttctttatttgctttctGCTTCAAAACACTATTTTATTCTGTCCATCAAAGTCTTCCTTTTGTGTCTATCAAGATGCTGACTGGATTTTCTCTCATTGTTGGGGATTTGCAAATCCCCAACTCTTATTGGAAATACAGCATAGCAATCTACTTTTCCTTACAGAGATGTGACAGTGAAGTGAGCCTGTATCATTTGTTGCTTAAAGGCAGCTGACAAGATGAACTCTCCTGAAATGATCACAACTCTCCAGACTGAGTAAATATAATATTAGTTGTCTTACTTCTGTACTGAGGTCATATTAGTATTGATAGACTTTTAAGTAATATCTGGGTGAGTGATTCTCAAGAGATTCTTCCAAAATAAATTTACTCATTGGTTTTAAGGGAAGAATGGCATTTTATTTCTGGATACCTGTgtaattttcttatcttttctgGACCTAtatgaatggaaaaagaagaaaattgtcaGGACCTAAAGAAGGGGTCATCAGTAACTTTATGTTGTTGCcactccattgctgatgggattCGGATGTATGAGATTCTTGTGTTAGTTGATAAAAAGCATACTTTGAGCCACTTTTCTTCGGTAGTATGCATTCAGGATGAGAAGGCCTATGACAGTCTCATGGTAGAGCTCTGGAGTGGGTAAAGAATCTAGCTAGGGAATCTCTTTGAGTGAGTATGCCCTTCATTGGGTATCTGGGGAAAACACTGCTATGTCctatgagagaaggaaatcaaatgAAGATCTTGCCAGATTCCAGTCCCAGGACTGGTTTATATCAAATTGGATTGTTGACCAAAGAAATTCCATGGAAATACCCACATAAcctaggctgttgccaagactataggttgttccccacaaacaaaaaacaaggcctcattgctgaagacaatacctaaaAACTCATTGAGCCTGgggaagttgagctggtgcctacagatAGGCTTCCACCTATGTTCTAGCATCTGTAGcacaggaaggtactctgaatGCCACCAAAATAGAAACTCCAAGCTGGTCAAAAACCCCTTGATCTATAATGGTGTCCTGCTTAAATGTCACggtagggcaatggtggcacaaagcttgtgggagtgaccaatcAATATCTGGTTTGACTGAAGGCCCActtcacaagatggaacccagacCTGACATTACTAAGGTGATTAAGAACCTGAAACCTGGGGACCTAGAGAAAAACCAATACTACTgttcaaagaagagaaaacaaaacaaaataaaaaccaaacaaacaacaataacaacaacaaaaaaacaaaacaaaacagagaaacataCCAATAAAATGGCCCCTAGTGAaagtctgctatactcatagatcagtgccttgctcagccatttaCAGAAAAGCTTCCccctgtagcagatgggaacaaacaatTCCACGGCCAGATAATaagtagagagtgagagaccttggaacacttagcCATAAATCGGATGTTCAGGGAACTCTAGGGAAGAAGCACCAGAATATAAGAGCCATAGGGGACTGAggacaacaagaaaacaagatcCTATAAAACAGCATGATCAaagtacatatgaactcacagagactgaggctgcATGCACTAGGCCTCCATGAGTCTGTACTAAAtcctttgtatatatattatgctTTACAGTTTAATGTGTTTATGCAGTTTCTGAGAATGCAAATGAGTCAGCCTCTGTTTTGTATGACTTCTGCTAggcttctttcctgttttttgtttgcttgttttatccAATGTgatgaaagtttttgtttgtgtgttagtttttattttattatattaattatattatactaGTAATTATCCCtaagaagcctgtttgttttctaatgagagatataAAAGGGACTGGATCCAGATGAGAAGGAATGGGGAAGAAAATAAGGGATGTGGATAATATGTAACCAGGAcatattatttgagaaaaaaaatctattttcaataaaagtaaaacatttttacaaaggccttttcagcaatCAGTCTTTGATTTCACCACACAAGTTGGTAATGGGTAaatttccccctttcttatttctttaccTTGTCCTGACAAAGTCAAAGGAACAGATATAAACAAGTAGGAAGGAAGCAACCTTTTGTAGGAATGAATTACCTCAGCCTGCCCTGCTGTGTGACTTGAGCCACAGGAGAATGAGGACAATATATTAACTCATTTAAATAATAGCCATTGAAACTAGACCAAATGAGACTCCAGAGACATAGAGGGGAGAAAATAGATTAAGTATATCTAAGATGTTGCTGAGACAAAATTCAGAGAAGACTGTTTGAAAATGATAAGATGAGAAATAGCCATTTCATGATTGTACTCTAACCATTTAAATTCAAAAAGTTCTTAGTACCTAGTCATAGAGAAGCTTCATGgtgattttgttttctgacaCTGTACTATGAAAGTTGGCTTAGAGGCATGGCCAAATCTCTTAAAGTACACCAATATTTCAAATCTGTAATAGAATTATTGTACTTTTAATAGTGATCTCATTTACTGACTTTGTCCACATTAATTTACTGTGCTTCTAAAGTAAGCTATGCATTTTTCCCTTTGCTAGTTGAACATCTTGGGTTTGGATAGGGAGATCTCAATGATATTGATACATTTAttactaaatgaataaatgaaagcaaCAAATTTTCTTTCCATGCTCTGCCATatattctctctccttttattaATAGATACATTACACTTAAGTATATATTCAAAGGGTACAAAATCAGAAGTTCATTAATGGCTCAACTATGAGTAGCAGATGTCACCATTTATAAGGATACATTTCAAGATATTGACATAAAATTCAACTACTTGTAGGTCAAGACGCAGGCAGTATGAAAACAAATAAAGAGCAAAAAATTGAATTTCTTCATCAGCTGCCCGCAAAGATTCCAGATCTGACCAGACTGGGGTGTCTTCAGTTTCTTGGATTGCAGGATTAACCTATTGACCAGAAATGACAGTTACTTATTatcattatttgtatttatttgactTTTCCCCTTCTAAATGTTGAATCACACTTaaggaaatgttaaaaatgtgAAATTCCAGTTACAAACATTGATTTCCATGTTTCTACTACAGGACATGATAAATCTTTTTGTCATCTAGAAGCAAGACTTatatacatctttttttaaagtttaattgatgctagaggaagtatgtcacttgcAATCAGACAGATGGAACACCAGGATTCTGCTACTTGAGCATAGACTTGTGTTTGATCAAGGGACAATGGGGGAACTGTCATAGTTCTTTCCCTAAAGAAGCATTTCGGTCAAGAGTGATTCTGATAAGAATATTGAATGAGGTACTTGGGGATATTTGTCTCTGGAGAAGATATCCCAGGAAAGGACCTAGCCAAATACTTTGGATAACTTGCTATATTTTTGTCTATCTTACAATGGAGaggctgagttcaaggttagATGCCTAACTTGTTCTTGCAATATCAAGTGTTTCAAAATTTATCATTCATTACAGAAGTCACATCgttcacaaaacagaaaattggaGGGTAAGAAGATTGCTCACCTTTGGTACTATCCTCTCGATCTCCTCCAAGAAGATTTTGTGTTGGGCCTCAATGGTTTTGGCCTTTGATAGGATAACATGAGGTGCTTCTGGCATAGCACTGAGTTCTGTCACTAGATGTTTCAGAGGGTCTTTCCAGGCATGTAGTATACTGAGTGTCAATTTCAAAAAGCCTTCAATCTATTTAATAGTTATTGAACAATCATTAAGATAAGTGAAATATGGAAGGACTAGTTACACTTGACTGCTAATCAGAGAGCATGAACTAACACACCCATTTGCTATTCTTATGGACAGGTATGATTTTCTTGAGAAGAAAATGATGTAgcaatgtaaaagttaaaatattcacCTATAGTTTGCAAAAATGAAACAGCTTATGTAAAGAACAGTTTCTGTGAACATTATTGAAcatgttctgttttctgtctgaaATTCTTCCATCTGCCTTCCCTATGAGTCATTAAATATTTGATTGTTTTGCTCATCCATGAGACCCTAAGGCTTTCTTGAACTTAGGAGGTGCCCACTGGACTAGAATCAGAAAGATAGATATTACCAGTTTCAATTGCAAATTATTTAACTCATATTCATGACACCAGTGAACTAGAATGTTTACAAAATACTCATTATGAATTTTAGGATATTAATAGAAAGGTACTTGAAGACAATCTGTAATTAATAAATATGGTTTCTCGGTCTACAACATTCCCTCCCCTTGTCTCTAACAGAACAGAATGTTGTTGACAAGTATACGTGAAGAACATGGGGCTCATTGCATGCATAGATACCACAGTTAAAATTTGACCCTTCAGTATCTACAGGATTGTGTCTGAACATCATGACTGATTTAAGATGTTTGCTATGTTGATGTCTTTTAACTAATCTAGTGATATAAAGAATGAAGACTACAGCAGTATTCAATGGACATTAGTAGAAATGTGAGAAGTTTATGAAGAAAAGGAACAGGTGAAAAGTTATGGCAATGTAAGTTGCTGGGAGCATATGAATAAGAGTGAGGACTTGAGTATGATGAAGTTAAAAATTCCATTTCGACTGGGCTGGCTGATGATACAAGTTCCACAAAACATTTCAAAGTATCTGTTTCATTATCCAAGTTACATTTTGGGAGGATTAATTGAAGCATCTCATTAAACTACTTTATGTCATGTCTGCAATAGGATAGGTATTCAGAAACATGATGTCTCCATCTTACCCTCctttcactttattatttttaagcaatGTTTAAGTTAATCAATTGGAGGGTAAGTTAAGGCTGTAGGTAAGAGAGGAGAGGTCATAACAAAATTTAGTTAGAACTGTTGTGACATATAGAACTTCTCATCACAACTGAAGAAATGATTTCCTCTCAGGGAGCAGTCGTTAGTATTTATAGGACTGCCTTGTCCTGGTAATTTCTGTTAAGACACAGAAGAAATTATAAAGTCAAGAAGTTTTGGATACAAAGGTAAGAAGCAGATATAGAACCAGGATATTTGGGATTCAAGAAGAATTTGCTTGGTGGTCAGTAATGACAAGCCTATTGTGGAGACATTATTGATTTATAATAAAGACAATTGGGTTTGCTTATCTTAGGCATATAcatgaatgtgtttttaaaactagATGTTCAGTTTAAAGTTTCCTACAGAATAGTAAGTCAATTCCCAGTGGAAATACATTGTtaaaataagatcttttaaggggtcattttttaaatatctgctacaatattatttaatatttaatttcctttataATTTATCAAATATATACTATGGTTTTCACTTCACTGCTCACTCTTACTTGTCATCCCTGCCCTTCTGATTACCACAACCCTGTCAGTGGTCATAAGAAGCTACAGCATAGCAAAGCCAGGGCCCTACTTCAGCTATTTAGATGAAAAGCTGAGGACCCACCGTGGTATTGCGAACTTCCTCTCTTGTGTCTGGAGTTTTGATGGGAAGAGTGTGGCAGCTGTTGACGAGCTcacccattttatttttcttgctcaAATCTAGTATCTAAGAATATTCAAGAGGAAATTTGAATTAATTGCaattgaaaaattgaaaaaataaactcATGACCAGTATATTAATACATTTAACAGGtatgaaatttttataaataaacattGCATGAAATCTAAAATTAAGAGAGTGACTCTTTTACCTAATATTCAATTTAAGTCAGTAACAACTTTTCACCTAAATTTTTAATATACcatcttcttttcctatttggtATTCTATTGTTCTTTCATTAATCCTAAAATGTACTGTATAATGTGAAAAGAACCCCTAAACATGGTAAAGGTAAAAACATGGAGCATTTTAAGGATCATTTTTTGGTGTGATTTGAGCATAATGTCATAGAAGATGTGTATAATTATTTAGTAATTTCTTGTTTGCTATTAgttcaagttcttttttttaaactaggcattataacattatatattttctttctattttgcaTGAATATATACACCTATACCATTCAAAGTCTTCATAAATTCTGGATGAAATTGTgtcaattataataaaattaaaatataagttgGCCATTTTAGGAAATAGTAATCAATGATGAAATTCATAAGAAGATACTAATTAAAGTTACATATTATTGAATATataatcaaaattattttctgtcaaaattcttacatttttattccATAAGtatagacatttaaaaacaaaacataaatttgAGAATAACTTGaacaatcattttattatttgcaaAACATACTCCCAGAGGCTGTCCCATTTTCATTTGGTTATAGGGGCTGAAACTTCCTTTCACCTGTGGAGGTATTTTATTTGAATTGGTTTTTGctgctttctcttttaagttaCAGTGCAATAGTTAGCATGGATGCTttgggggaaagaagagagaaatcagTCGAGGCACTTACAatcttattgaatatttttgaagAGAACTTGTCGTGGAACTAAAACAGAATGaagaagtgaaataaaatgtGTGAGTAAACAGCATGAATACATTTTATTACAAATGTAGAGACACATATTTTAGGTGTCCCTGTTATTGAAGCCTTGTCTATTGTCTCCTTCTTGATTGACCTGGACATAGAAAACTTACAGCCTGTTTTCACCTCTAACTCAGTCCTCCCACTGAATAAACTCATGTACTAGAAACCTTTAAAACATGACTTTTAACTTGAGGGATTTTTGAGAAGGAAATATATCTATTTCCCTTCTTTACATCTTACAAGTTTAGGTTAGCTCTATTCATTCCCTTCAACTCCTTAAAATACATTTATCCTCGCAATGTCTGATGTGTGATGCCATGGAGACTGGCCTGCCACAAACAAGGTAAGGAAGTCAGTTCTTCACCAGATATATTTTCCAGGTTTTTATGTCATGactgaaaatttaagaaaagtttttcttttttctttttttttacatgaaatacattattattattattattattattattattattattattattatatttgtgttataattttacacatcagccatgggttcccctgtcctcccccctcatgcCCCCACCCGCaccttctcccaccccctccccttcattcccatctcctccagggtcaagactcccctggggattcatttaaacctggtagattcagtacaggcaggtccagtcccctccttccagactgagcaaagtgtccctgtgtaagtc
Coding sequences:
- the LOC118583543 gene encoding prolactin-7D1-like encodes the protein MPLSLTQTCSSGTLLMLLVSNLLLWERVASAPMNVSEAGLSKVSLKDLFDNATALAENITELATEMRLEFFHDKFSSKIFNKIILDLSKKNKMGELVNSCHTLPIKTPDTREEVRNTTIEGFLKLTLSILHAWKDPLKHLVTELSAMPEAPHVILSKAKTIEAQHKIFLEEIERIVPKVNPAIQETEDTPVWSDLESLRAADEEIQFFALYLFSYCLRLDLQVVEFYVNILKCILINGDICYS